The following proteins are co-located in the Pseudobacteriovorax antillogorgiicola genome:
- a CDS encoding OmpA family protein: MKLKLPLFLLLATSVGCASNDPESLKKAEIAVEKSEEKDADDLTPRMMELANEQLDQAQDLWDDAVDAREDQNYAKSEKLAQRAQELAISAKALADRARTINKNVEKWDKNPRLYNAASQDKLLKRIEILQAQLKRKPAVNVAPGMTADAAVALVDQMPIAYFPYKVAEPKNEFVPHAKNLAKVMNNHPGLKLELYGYADPRGTEEYNQELAKKRAYNISQILIREGVAKNRIKIVSSGEVNSSSRSVSDMQLYRKVEATLINAH, encoded by the coding sequence ATGAAACTGAAGTTACCTTTATTTTTATTACTAGCAACTAGCGTTGGGTGTGCCAGTAATGATCCTGAGTCTTTAAAGAAGGCAGAGATCGCTGTTGAGAAGTCTGAAGAGAAAGACGCGGATGATCTCACACCTCGCATGATGGAGCTTGCTAATGAGCAACTTGATCAAGCCCAAGATCTTTGGGATGACGCTGTCGACGCGAGAGAGGATCAAAACTACGCAAAATCTGAAAAGCTTGCCCAAAGAGCTCAAGAACTAGCTATATCAGCGAAAGCTCTAGCCGACCGAGCAAGAACGATTAACAAGAATGTTGAAAAGTGGGATAAAAACCCACGGCTCTATAATGCGGCATCCCAGGACAAACTGCTGAAGAGGATCGAAATCCTTCAGGCTCAGCTCAAACGTAAACCTGCCGTCAATGTTGCTCCGGGCATGACCGCCGACGCAGCGGTGGCACTGGTCGACCAGATGCCAATTGCATACTTTCCATACAAAGTCGCGGAGCCAAAAAATGAGTTCGTCCCTCACGCAAAAAATCTAGCCAAGGTTATGAATAATCACCCAGGACTAAAGCTCGAACTTTATGGCTATGCTGATCCCCGAGGGACCGAGGAGTATAACCAAGAACTAGCCAAAAAGCGTGCTTATAACATCTCACAAATCCTCATCAGAGAGGGTGTAGCTAAAAACCGAATCAAAATTGTAAGTTCTGGCGAGGTAAACAGTTCGTCGCGATCAGTTTCCGATATGCAACTTTATCGTAAAGTAGAGGCAACTCTTATCAATGCCCACTAG